The following proteins are encoded in a genomic region of Acipenser ruthenus chromosome 4, fAciRut3.2 maternal haplotype, whole genome shotgun sequence:
- the LOC117400428 gene encoding protein-L-isoaspartate O-methyltransferase domain-containing protein 1 isoform X2: MKILLKVGGILVMPIEDQLTQIMRTGQNTWESKNILAVSFAPLIQPNKTDRSKTDTVNLPPISVRSLQDLARIYIRRTLRNVINDETQAKGTPQRAPQKRKRRRCRQRRINSYVFVENQLIPQPVDSEEDERMEEDSKEEEEKESNESVKQEEPPQNLLREKIMFLPLPESLKAYLTYYRDK; the protein is encoded by the exons ATGAAAATACTGCTGAAAGTAGGGGGAATCCTTGTAATGCCTATTGAAGATCAG CTGACCCAGATAATGAGGACAGGACAAAACACATGGGAAAGCAAAAATATCCTTGCCGTGTCATTTGCACCTCTTATTcagccaaacaaaacagacagaagCAAAACGGATACAGTGAATCTGC cCCCAATATCTGTCAGAAGCTTACAGGACTTGGCCCGCATCTACATTCGGCGCACCCTTAGAAACGTAATCAATGATGAAACGCAGGCCAAAGGCACTCCCCAGAGAGCACCTCAGAAGCGCAAAAGGAGGAGGTGTCGACAGCGTAGAATCAACAGCTATGTATTTGTAGAAAATCAGCTAATCCCCCAGCCTGTTGATAGTGAAGAAGATGAACGAATGGAGGAGGATAGTAAAGAAGAGGAAGAAAAAGAGAGCAATGAGAGCGTCAAGCAAGAGGAGCCACCGCAGAATCTGCTCAgagaaaaaataatgtttttgcctTTACCAGAATCTTTAAAAGCATACTTGACGTACTATAGGGACAAATAA
- the LOC117400428 gene encoding protein-L-isoaspartate O-methyltransferase domain-containing protein 1 isoform X1 yields the protein MGGAVSAGEDNDELIDNLKEAQYIRTERVEQAFRAIDRGEYYLEGYRDNAYKDLAWKHGNIHLSAPCIYSEVMEALKLQQGLSFLNLGSGTGYLSTMVGLIIGPFGVNHGVELHTDVVEYAREKLDDFIKDGDSFDKFEFCEPSFVVGNCLEISSDCHQYDRIYCGAGVQKDHENYMKILLKVGGILVMPIEDQLTQIMRTGQNTWESKNILAVSFAPLIQPNKTDRSKTDTVNLPPISVRSLQDLARIYIRRTLRNVINDETQAKGTPQRAPQKRKRRRCRQRRINSYVFVENQLIPQPVDSEEDERMEEDSKEEEEKESNESVKQEEPPQNLLREKIMFLPLPESLKAYLTYYRDK from the exons ATGGGAGGAGCTGTGAGTGCTGGAGAGGATAACGATGAATTAATCGACAATCTGAAGGAGGCTCAGTACATTCGCACTGAGAGGGTGGAGCAAGCCTTTCGAGCCATTGACCGGGGAGAGTACTACCTGGAGGGATACAGGGACAATGCCTACAAAGACTTAGCCTGGAAGCATGGCAACATTCATTTGTCAGCACCATGCATTTACTCTGAAGTGATGGAGGCACTGAAACTACAACAGGGGTTGTCCTTTCTGAACCTTGGAAGTGGAACTGGCTACTTGAGTACAATGGTGGGCTTAATCATAG GTCCATTTGGAGTTAACCATGGAGTTGAGCTTCATACAGATGTGGTAGAATACGCCAGGGAAAAACTAGATGATTTTATCAAAGATGGTGATAGCTTTGATAA GTTTGAGTTTTGTGAGCCCAGCTTTGTTGTTGGTAATTGCTTGGAGATTTCTTCAGACTGTCATCAGTATGACCGAATCTACTGTGGTGCCGGAGTTCAGAAGGATCATGAGAACTACATGAAAATACTGCTGAAAGTAGGGGGAATCCTTGTAATGCCTATTGAAGATCAG CTGACCCAGATAATGAGGACAGGACAAAACACATGGGAAAGCAAAAATATCCTTGCCGTGTCATTTGCACCTCTTATTcagccaaacaaaacagacagaagCAAAACGGATACAGTGAATCTGC cCCCAATATCTGTCAGAAGCTTACAGGACTTGGCCCGCATCTACATTCGGCGCACCCTTAGAAACGTAATCAATGATGAAACGCAGGCCAAAGGCACTCCCCAGAGAGCACCTCAGAAGCGCAAAAGGAGGAGGTGTCGACAGCGTAGAATCAACAGCTATGTATTTGTAGAAAATCAGCTAATCCCCCAGCCTGTTGATAGTGAAGAAGATGAACGAATGGAGGAGGATAGTAAAGAAGAGGAAGAAAAAGAGAGCAATGAGAGCGTCAAGCAAGAGGAGCCACCGCAGAATCTGCTCAgagaaaaaataatgtttttgcctTTACCAGAATCTTTAAAAGCATACTTGACGTACTATAGGGACAAATAA